A single region of the Marinobacter salinus genome encodes:
- the rpmI gene encoding 50S ribosomal protein L35, translating into MPKMKTKSGATKRFKKTATGFKHKQSFTSHILTKKSPKRKRQLRGTKLIAKSDVASIKRMTAC; encoded by the coding sequence ATGCCTAAGATGAAAACCAAAAGCGGAGCTACCAAACGGTTCAAGAAAACCGCCACTGGCTTCAAGCACAAGCAGTCCTTCACCAGTCATATCTTGACCAAGAAGAGCCCCAAGCGTAAGCGTCAGCTCCGTGGTACCAAGCTGATTGCCAAGTCTGATGTGGCTTCCATCAAGCGTATGACCGCGTGCTAA
- the pheS gene encoding phenylalanine--tRNA ligase subunit alpha, whose protein sequence is MENLEQLVQDGLAAVDKADSLQALDQIRVEYLGKKGVITQQAKTLGKLSAEERPAAGQKINEAKGQVEKAINARRENLERAAIEQKLASESIDVTLPGRGQDLGGLHPVTRTLQRIEQFFSRAGYTVEQGPEIEDDYHNFEALNIPGHHPARAMHDTFYFNPGTLLRTHTSPVQIRTMEAGKPPFRMICPGRVYRCDSDMTHTPMFHQVEGLLVEKNVSFADLKSTVEEFLRVFFERDLQVRFRPSYFPFTEPSAEVDIEWGREADGSIKWLEVMGCGMVHPKVFDYCGIDAEEYRGFAFGLGVERLAMLRYGVNDLRMFFENDLRFLRQFR, encoded by the coding sequence ATGGAAAACCTGGAGCAATTGGTTCAGGACGGGTTGGCTGCGGTAGACAAAGCCGACAGCTTGCAAGCGCTTGATCAAATTCGTGTTGAGTACCTTGGTAAAAAGGGTGTGATCACCCAGCAGGCAAAAACACTGGGTAAGCTTTCCGCCGAGGAGCGTCCCGCTGCAGGCCAGAAAATTAATGAAGCCAAGGGACAGGTTGAAAAAGCCATAAATGCACGCCGTGAGAATCTGGAGCGTGCGGCAATCGAGCAGAAGCTGGCGAGTGAATCCATTGATGTCACGCTTCCGGGGCGTGGTCAGGATCTGGGCGGGCTGCATCCGGTGACCCGAACCCTGCAACGCATCGAACAGTTTTTTTCCCGGGCTGGCTACACGGTCGAGCAGGGGCCTGAAATTGAAGACGATTATCATAATTTCGAGGCGTTAAATATTCCCGGCCATCACCCGGCCCGCGCCATGCACGATACCTTCTATTTCAACCCGGGAACCCTGCTGCGTACCCATACCTCTCCGGTACAGATTCGCACCATGGAGGCGGGCAAGCCGCCATTCCGAATGATTTGCCCCGGTCGGGTATACCGGTGCGATTCTGACATGACCCATACTCCGATGTTTCACCAGGTAGAAGGGCTTCTGGTCGAGAAGAACGTCAGCTTTGCAGATCTCAAGAGCACAGTGGAAGAATTCCTGCGGGTGTTTTTTGAGAGGGATCTGCAGGTGCGCTTCCGCCCTTCCTATTTCCCCTTCACCGAACCCTCTGCCGAGGTGGATATCGAGTGGGGCCGTGAAGCAGATGGCAGCATCAAATGGCTGGAAGTCATGGGATGCGGCATGGTGCATCCGAAAGTGTTTGATTATTGCGGTATTGATGCCGAAGAGTACCGTGGCTTTGCGTTTGGGCTTGGTGTTGAACGCCTGGCCATGCTTCGTTACGGGGTGAACGACCTGCGCATGTTCTTTGAGAATGACTTGCGCTTCCTGCGCCAGTTCCGTTAA
- the infC gene encoding translation initiation factor IF-3, with protein sequence MKQRANRGGRTPKAPINENIDATEVRLIDAEGNQVGVVPIEDAIKQAEEASLDLVQVTDSDPIVCKIMDYGKKIFDEKKAKAAAKKKQKQTQVKELKFRPGTEEGDYQVKLRNLVRFLENGDRGKITIRFRGREMAHQEIGMKLMSRIETDIEELATVEMRPKMEGRQMTMIVAPRKKK encoded by the coding sequence ATTAAACAGCGAGCGAATCGGGGTGGGCGTACACCAAAGGCGCCGATCAATGAGAATATTGACGCAACCGAAGTCCGACTCATCGATGCCGAAGGCAATCAGGTCGGTGTAGTACCAATTGAGGACGCCATTAAGCAAGCTGAAGAGGCGTCTCTTGACCTGGTCCAGGTTACGGATTCCGATCCGATCGTCTGTAAGATAATGGACTACGGCAAGAAAATCTTCGACGAGAAGAAGGCGAAAGCGGCTGCCAAGAAAAAGCAGAAGCAGACGCAAGTCAAAGAGCTTAAGTTCCGACCAGGAACTGAAGAAGGGGATTATCAGGTCAAACTACGCAACCTGGTACGTTTCCTTGAAAACGGGGACCGCGGCAAGATCACTATTCGCTTCCGTGGGCGTGAGATGGCACACCAGGAAATCGGTATGAAGCTCATGTCCCGCATAGAAACGGATATTGAGGAGCTGGCAACGGTTGAGATGCGGCCGAAAATGGAAGGCCGGCAGATGACCATGATTGTGGCGCCCCGAAAAAAGAAGTGA
- a CDS encoding TRAP transporter permease, translated as MSNSDPRAGNDPDKQKVEEVLQTESGGRAATGSAAVILFIVPLLWSLFQLWIASPLPYIFEIGVFNSTEARSIHLAFAAFLAFAAFPMIRGKHANHVPVYDWILALAAAFAASYLFIFYDQLATRPGAPNMQDLVIALGGLVLLLEATRRALGLPLTIVAAVFIFYSLAGPYMPDVISHKGASLSKLASHQWLGTEGVFGVALGVSTSFVFLFVLFGALLERAGAGNYFIKVAYAMLGHMRGGPAKAAVVSSGLSGVISGSSIANVVTTGTFTIPLMKRVGFPATKAGAVEVAASTNGQLTPPIMGAAAFLMVEYVGISYLEVIKHAILPAMISYVALIYIVHLEACKLNMKGIERLDRPTLAQRMLNWVVIVLALSVLTLVVYYGIGWMKDWLGSAAIWVLSPLLLLVYVGLVGYATRFPELEEDDPESAMDELPPVGPTVKTGLYFLLPVVVLVWCLTVERFSPQLSAFWATVFMIFIVITQGPLKAFFYKQGNYVAGLKQGVIDLAHSLVTGARNMVGIGVATATAGIVVGTVTLTGIGLVMTQFVEFISGGNLLLMLIFTAIISLILGMGLPTTANYIVVSTLMAPVIVTLGAANGLLVPLIAVHLFVFYFGILADDTPPVGLAAYAAAAISGADPIRTGVQGFTYDIRTAILPFMFIFNTQLLLIGLTGWFDLLVTIFSAVTAMLVFSAATQGYWFTKTRWWETALLLLITFTLFRPGFWWDMVYPPTEDRPGSEVLEYVDKVPADEPIIIRASGMSIDGEEVSKYLRLPLPAAETPAQRLAEAGLEVSAQGEEMVVDFVNFGSVAEQAGISFGWTIDKVQVEKDRPPKELAFIPALILLAFLAFGQLRRKEREDAVAEPA; from the coding sequence ATGAGCAATAGCGACCCGAGAGCCGGAAATGATCCCGACAAGCAGAAAGTCGAAGAAGTTCTTCAGACCGAATCCGGTGGAAGAGCTGCAACTGGCAGTGCCGCCGTCATTCTTTTTATCGTTCCTCTGCTCTGGTCTCTTTTTCAGCTTTGGATAGCCTCACCGCTACCCTATATTTTCGAAATTGGCGTGTTCAACTCGACAGAAGCACGCTCGATTCATTTGGCATTTGCAGCCTTTCTTGCTTTTGCCGCGTTTCCGATGATTCGTGGAAAACATGCTAACCATGTTCCGGTCTATGACTGGATTCTGGCTTTGGCAGCGGCTTTTGCTGCATCTTACCTTTTTATTTTTTATGACCAGCTGGCAACGCGTCCCGGCGCACCAAATATGCAGGACCTGGTTATCGCTCTGGGCGGCCTGGTGCTTTTGCTGGAGGCGACCCGCCGTGCACTGGGGTTGCCCTTGACCATTGTTGCAGCCGTGTTTATTTTCTACTCCCTGGCCGGTCCGTACATGCCGGATGTGATTTCTCACAAAGGGGCGAGCCTGAGCAAGCTGGCATCGCACCAATGGCTGGGCACCGAGGGCGTATTCGGCGTTGCGCTCGGGGTTTCCACGAGCTTCGTGTTCCTGTTCGTTCTCTTCGGCGCTCTGCTTGAGCGCGCCGGTGCCGGTAATTATTTCATTAAAGTGGCCTATGCGATGCTTGGTCACATGCGTGGGGGTCCGGCTAAAGCGGCTGTTGTTTCCAGCGGTCTGAGTGGTGTTATCTCCGGCTCCTCTATTGCGAACGTAGTGACCACCGGAACCTTCACCATACCGTTGATGAAACGGGTTGGTTTTCCGGCCACCAAGGCCGGCGCCGTTGAAGTGGCTGCTTCGACCAACGGGCAGCTGACGCCACCGATCATGGGTGCCGCAGCCTTTCTCATGGTGGAATACGTGGGCATTTCCTACCTTGAGGTGATCAAGCACGCCATTCTTCCCGCCATGATTTCCTATGTGGCTCTGATTTACATCGTTCACCTGGAAGCGTGCAAGCTCAACATGAAAGGCATTGAACGCCTTGACCGGCCAACGCTGGCCCAGCGCATGTTGAACTGGGTCGTGATTGTTCTGGCGCTCAGCGTTCTTACCCTGGTGGTCTACTACGGTATCGGTTGGATGAAGGACTGGCTGGGTTCCGCTGCCATCTGGGTTCTGTCACCGTTGTTGTTGTTGGTTTATGTGGGGCTCGTCGGTTATGCAACCCGCTTCCCGGAACTTGAAGAGGACGATCCCGAGTCGGCAATGGACGAGTTGCCACCGGTCGGGCCGACGGTAAAGACAGGTCTGTATTTTTTGCTGCCGGTTGTGGTGCTGGTCTGGTGCCTTACCGTGGAGCGTTTCTCTCCGCAATTGTCGGCGTTCTGGGCAACCGTGTTCATGATTTTTATCGTGATTACCCAGGGGCCACTCAAAGCCTTCTTCTATAAGCAAGGCAACTACGTTGCGGGCCTGAAGCAGGGTGTGATTGACCTTGCTCACTCCCTGGTGACGGGGGCCAGAAACATGGTGGGCATTGGCGTCGCGACAGCTACCGCGGGTATCGTGGTAGGCACGGTCACGCTTACAGGTATCGGCCTGGTGATGACTCAGTTTGTCGAGTTTATTTCCGGCGGCAATCTGTTACTCATGCTGATCTTCACTGCCATTATAAGTCTCATCCTCGGTATGGGGCTTCCGACAACTGCGAACTACATCGTGGTGTCGACGTTAATGGCGCCCGTTATCGTGACACTGGGCGCGGCCAACGGCCTTCTCGTTCCTCTGATAGCGGTCCACCTCTTTGTGTTCTATTTCGGTATTCTTGCGGATGATACGCCGCCGGTGGGGCTCGCCGCCTATGCGGCGGCGGCGATATCCGGGGCTGACCCGATACGAACGGGGGTGCAGGGTTTCACTTACGACATCCGTACTGCCATTCTGCCGTTCATGTTCATCTTCAATACCCAGTTGTTGCTGATCGGTCTGACGGGCTGGTTTGACCTGCTGGTGACGATTTTCAGCGCGGTGACGGCGATGCTGGTCTTTTCGGCGGCAACTCAGGGCTATTGGTTCACGAAGACCCGCTGGTGGGAAACTGCTCTGTTGTTGCTGATTACCTTCACCCTGTTTCGGCCTGGTTTCTGGTGGGACATGGTGTATCCGCCTACGGAAGACCGGCCGGGTTCCGAGGTGCTGGAATATGTTGATAAGGTTCCTGCCGATGAACCTATTATTATTCGGGCATCCGGTATGTCCATAGACGGAGAGGAGGTCTCGAAGTACCTCAGGTTGCCGTTGCCTGCTGCGGAGACGCCGGCTCAGCGCCTGGCGGAGGCGGGCCTGGAAGTGTCCGCCCAAGGTGAGGAGATGGTTGTGGATTTCGTAAACTTCGGAAGCGTGGCCGAGCAGGCCGGCATCAGTTTCGGCTGGACCATCGATAAGGTCCAGGTGGAAAAGGATCGCCCACCAAAGGAACTCGCTTTCATTCCTGCGTTGATACTGCTGGCATTCCTGGCATTCGGGCAGCTCCGACGTAAAGAGCGCGAGGACGCCGTTGCGGAGCCCGCATGA
- the pheT gene encoding phenylalanine--tRNA ligase subunit beta, with product MKFSEQWLREWVNPAIGTQELIDQITMAGLEVDGFEPVAGQFSGVVVGEVKSVESHPDADKLRVCQVSDGDQTVQVVCGAPNVRTGLKVPFAVVGAVLPGDFKIKKAKLRGQPSEGMLCSESELGLSDNHDGLMELPADAPVGQDVADYLKLNDVTIDVDLTPNRSDCLSIKGIAREVGVLNSMLVTAPAFPAAEAVHSEVPDIRVEAPAGCPRYLGRILRNVNLQAESPLWMQEKLRRSGIRSIDAAVDVTNYVMLELGQPMHAFDRHEIEGGIVVRMASAGEKLVLLDGQEVELTNQTLIIADHAKPIAIAGVMGGEHSGVSEKTRDLVLESAFFDPITLAGKARHYGLHTDASHRFERGVDYQLAREAMERATQLLMDIVGGEPGEIVEVASEEYLPQSKTISLRSQRLTDVLGLEIDRTTVEEILTRLGLHIDKLLKGGWLVSVPSFRPDISIEEDLIEEVGRIYGYNNLPVTEPTGLLGLRLQEEATRPVAAIRNFFVDHGYQEAITYSFVDPDVQRLVDPDREGIALANPISADLSVMRTSLWSGLLKTVAYNQNRQQPRIRLFETGLRFVREGDRIDQRQMLSGVVVGSQYPENWVNGRRTADFFDVKGELESLFSLLGVEIQFVGSKHPALHPGQTAELLRDGEHVGWLGTLHPQVQKNLELNGTILMFELFLNSIVTGYVPNFKEISKFPEVRRDLAIIIGSEVTFADVERVARKHAGERLTALRVFDVYEGESLGEGNRSLALSLFWQHSERTLNEDEVHSLFNGVIDALKEELGAILRS from the coding sequence ATGAAATTCAGTGAACAGTGGCTGCGCGAGTGGGTAAATCCGGCAATCGGAACCCAGGAATTGATAGACCAGATTACCATGGCCGGTCTGGAAGTGGATGGCTTTGAGCCGGTAGCCGGCCAATTCAGCGGTGTGGTTGTCGGAGAGGTGAAATCCGTTGAGTCACATCCGGACGCTGACAAACTGAGGGTTTGCCAGGTCAGCGATGGCGATCAAACCGTTCAGGTGGTCTGCGGCGCGCCTAATGTTCGCACTGGTCTCAAGGTACCGTTTGCGGTTGTGGGCGCTGTCTTGCCTGGCGACTTTAAAATCAAAAAGGCTAAGCTCCGTGGCCAGCCTTCGGAAGGCATGCTCTGCTCGGAATCGGAATTGGGTCTGTCCGATAATCATGACGGTCTGATGGAGCTTCCGGCCGATGCGCCTGTTGGTCAGGATGTTGCTGATTACCTGAAGCTCAATGATGTCACCATCGATGTGGATTTGACGCCGAATCGGAGCGACTGCCTCTCGATCAAGGGTATTGCCCGCGAAGTCGGTGTTCTGAACAGTATGTTGGTGACCGCCCCGGCGTTTCCAGCAGCCGAGGCTGTACACTCGGAAGTGCCGGATATTCGGGTTGAGGCTCCGGCGGGTTGTCCCCGGTATCTGGGCCGTATCCTGCGGAATGTGAATTTGCAGGCAGAATCCCCCTTGTGGATGCAGGAAAAGCTGCGTCGTTCCGGCATTCGGTCCATTGATGCCGCCGTTGATGTAACCAACTATGTCATGCTCGAGCTGGGGCAGCCCATGCATGCTTTTGATCGCCATGAGATTGAGGGTGGAATTGTGGTCAGGATGGCGAGCGCTGGTGAAAAGCTCGTTTTGCTGGATGGCCAGGAAGTCGAACTGACGAACCAGACCCTCATTATTGCGGATCATGCAAAGCCAATTGCGATTGCTGGCGTCATGGGTGGGGAGCACTCCGGGGTTAGCGAAAAAACCCGTGATCTTGTGCTTGAATCGGCCTTCTTTGACCCGATTACGCTTGCGGGCAAAGCGCGGCACTATGGTCTTCACACCGATGCCTCCCATCGCTTTGAGCGTGGCGTGGACTATCAATTGGCCCGCGAAGCAATGGAACGCGCGACTCAGCTGTTAATGGACATTGTGGGAGGTGAGCCCGGCGAAATTGTTGAGGTCGCCAGCGAGGAGTATTTGCCACAGAGCAAGACTATTTCGCTTCGTTCGCAGCGCTTGACGGATGTTCTCGGTCTTGAAATCGACCGAACGACGGTCGAAGAGATTCTGACCAGGCTGGGCCTCCATATTGATAAGCTGCTCAAGGGAGGCTGGCTGGTCAGTGTTCCCAGTTTCCGTCCTGATATTTCCATAGAAGAAGACCTGATAGAAGAAGTTGGCCGGATTTATGGTTACAACAACCTGCCAGTGACCGAGCCTACAGGATTGCTCGGTTTGCGATTGCAGGAAGAAGCGACTCGTCCTGTGGCTGCAATTCGCAATTTCTTTGTTGATCATGGTTACCAGGAGGCTATTACTTACAGCTTCGTGGATCCCGATGTTCAACGGCTGGTTGATCCCGATCGCGAGGGTATTGCCCTTGCCAATCCGATTTCGGCGGACCTCTCGGTGATGCGGACGAGCCTGTGGAGCGGGCTTCTGAAAACGGTAGCCTATAATCAGAACCGCCAGCAGCCACGCATTCGTTTGTTCGAGACAGGCCTCCGGTTCGTAAGAGAAGGTGACCGAATTGATCAGCGGCAAATGCTGTCTGGGGTCGTGGTTGGCTCTCAATATCCGGAAAACTGGGTAAACGGTCGCAGAACTGCCGATTTCTTTGATGTAAAAGGGGAGTTGGAAAGCCTTTTCAGCCTGCTTGGCGTTGAAATTCAGTTCGTTGGTAGCAAGCATCCGGCCTTACACCCGGGCCAGACGGCGGAACTGCTGCGGGATGGTGAACATGTCGGCTGGCTGGGCACATTGCATCCACAAGTTCAGAAAAATCTGGAACTTAATGGCACGATCCTGATGTTTGAGCTATTCTTGAATTCAATCGTTACCGGATATGTGCCTAATTTCAAAGAAATTTCAAAATTCCCGGAAGTTCGCCGGGATTTGGCTATCATTATCGGAAGCGAGGTTACGTTTGCCGATGTCGAGCGTGTG
- the rplT gene encoding 50S ribosomal protein L20 produces the protein MARVKRGVVARRRHKKILNQAKGYYGARSRVFRVAKQAVIKAGQYAYRDRRNRKRAFRALWIARINAGARANGLSYSRLIAGLKKANVEIDRKVLADLAMNEQQAFAAVVEKAKASL, from the coding sequence ATGGCTCGTGTTAAACGTGGTGTGGTCGCACGCCGTCGTCACAAAAAGATTCTCAATCAGGCCAAAGGTTACTACGGTGCTCGTAGCCGTGTATTCCGTGTAGCCAAGCAAGCGGTTATCAAGGCCGGTCAGTACGCTTACCGCGACCGTCGTAACCGCAAGCGTGCTTTCCGCGCTCTGTGGATTGCCCGTATCAACGCTGGCGCGCGTGCTAACGGTCTCTCGTACAGCCGTCTGATCGCTGGTCTGAAAAAGGCTAACGTAGAAATCGATCGTAAGGTTCTGGCCGATCTGGCCATGAACGAGCAGCAGGCTTTTGCCGCTGTCGTCGAGAAAGCCAAAGCATCTCTGTGA
- the thrS gene encoding threonine--tRNA ligase, which translates to MPVVTLPDGSHRSFAEPVTVHDVAADIGAGLAKAALAGRVNGTLVDTSYRIEDDTELAIVTDRDEDGVDIIRHSTAHLLAMAVKELFPEAQVTIGPVIDNGFYYDFKFDRPFTNEDLARIEKRMEEISKQDIPVSRSVLSRDEAVKLFDEMGEEYKVRIIEDIPGDEDLSFYRQGDFIDLCRGPHVPSTGKLKAFKLTKVAGAYWRGDTSNEQLQRVYGTAWGSKKDLKAYLHRLEEAEKRDHRKVGKKLNLFHMQEEAPGMVFWHPDGWSLYQEIEQYMRRKQQEHGYKEIKTPQVVSRTLWEKSGHWDKFKDDMFTTESEKHDYAIKPMNCPCHVQVFNQGLKSYKDLPLRLAEFGSCHRNEASGALHGLMRVRGFTQDDAHIFCEEDAIQKEVSAFIEMLHEIYTDFGFTDILYKLSTRPEKRVGSDEVWDKAEAALEEALNREGVDWELLPGEGAFYGPKIEFSLKDCIGRVWQCGTIQVDFSMPGRLGAQYVADNSERKTPVMLHRAVLGSFERFIGILIEEYEGAFPTWLAPTQVAILNITDNQREYCQNLAKKLDSLGFRVNADLRNEKIGFKIREHTLNKVPYLVVVGDKEVDNNAVAVRTRKGEDLGTLSLEAFEHLLQKDVERKGKTKTEI; encoded by the coding sequence ATGCCCGTCGTAACCTTGCCGGATGGCAGCCATCGCAGTTTTGCAGAACCCGTAACCGTCCATGACGTTGCCGCCGACATTGGCGCAGGCCTTGCCAAGGCCGCACTTGCCGGTCGTGTGAACGGAACGCTGGTGGATACCAGCTACCGCATTGAAGATGATACCGAGCTGGCGATTGTTACCGATCGCGATGAAGACGGCGTGGATATCATCCGGCACTCTACTGCCCACCTGTTGGCGATGGCGGTAAAGGAGCTGTTTCCGGAGGCGCAGGTTACTATCGGGCCTGTCATCGACAACGGCTTTTACTACGACTTCAAGTTCGACCGCCCGTTTACCAACGAGGACCTGGCCCGGATCGAGAAACGCATGGAAGAAATCTCCAAACAGGATATTCCGGTTTCCCGTTCCGTGCTCTCCCGTGATGAGGCAGTAAAGCTGTTTGATGAGATGGGTGAAGAGTACAAGGTCCGGATTATTGAGGATATACCGGGTGATGAGGATCTGTCCTTCTATCGGCAGGGTGATTTTATCGACCTCTGTCGCGGCCCCCATGTTCCCAGTACTGGCAAGCTGAAGGCGTTTAAACTGACCAAGGTCGCAGGCGCGTATTGGCGTGGCGATACCAGTAACGAGCAGTTGCAGCGTGTTTACGGTACAGCCTGGGGCAGCAAGAAGGATCTCAAGGCCTATCTGCATCGTCTGGAAGAAGCTGAAAAGCGTGATCACCGCAAAGTGGGCAAGAAGCTCAACCTCTTCCACATGCAGGAAGAAGCACCGGGGATGGTGTTCTGGCACCCCGACGGCTGGTCGCTTTACCAGGAAATTGAGCAGTACATGCGCCGCAAGCAGCAGGAGCATGGCTACAAGGAAATCAAGACGCCCCAGGTGGTGTCTCGTACCTTGTGGGAAAAGTCCGGCCACTGGGACAAGTTCAAGGATGACATGTTCACTACGGAGTCGGAAAAGCACGACTACGCCATCAAGCCCATGAACTGTCCTTGCCACGTTCAGGTCTTTAATCAGGGTCTCAAGAGTTACAAGGATCTTCCCCTGAGGCTCGCAGAGTTCGGTTCCTGCCACCGCAACGAGGCCTCCGGTGCTCTCCACGGCCTGATGCGTGTTCGCGGGTTTACCCAGGACGATGCGCATATCTTCTGCGAAGAGGACGCGATCCAGAAGGAAGTGTCGGCCTTTATCGAGATGCTGCACGAAATTTACACGGATTTCGGGTTTACCGACATTCTCTACAAGCTGTCTACCCGTCCTGAAAAGCGCGTAGGTTCTGATGAAGTCTGGGACAAGGCCGAAGCTGCCCTGGAAGAGGCACTCAATCGCGAGGGTGTTGATTGGGAATTGCTGCCGGGTGAGGGGGCTTTTTACGGGCCGAAAATTGAGTTTTCACTGAAAGACTGTATCGGCCGGGTATGGCAATGTGGCACTATTCAGGTGGATTTCTCCATGCCGGGTCGCTTGGGGGCCCAATATGTGGCAGATAATTCTGAGCGTAAAACGCCGGTAATGCTTCACAGGGCCGTGCTGGGTTCTTTTGAGCGTTTCATTGGTATTCTGATCGAAGAATACGAGGGCGCGTTTCCGACCTGGTTGGCGCCGACTCAGGTTGCAATCCTGAATATCACCGACAATCAGCGTGAATATTGTCAGAATCTGGCGAAAAAGTTGGATTCTTTGGGCTTCAGGGTTAATGCTGACTTGAGAAACGAGAAGATCGGCTTTAAAATCCGCGAGCATACTCTTAACAAGGTTCCCTACCTTGTCGTTGTCGGCGATAAAGAAGTCGACAACAACGCCGTTGCGGTGAGAACCCGCAAAGGCGAAGATTTGGGAACACTATCGCTTGAAGCGTTCGAACATCTTTTGCAGAAAGATGTTGAACGTAAAGGCAAAACAAAGACGGAGATCTAA
- a CDS encoding TAXI family TRAP transporter solute-binding subunit, whose product MTFKQKVSALAVAAAVSFGAASTSVSAQEQRFVTIGTGGVTGVYYPAGGAICRLVNMDRKEHGIRCSVESTGGSVYNLNAIRQGELDLAVAQSDWQYHAYNGTSQFKDDGANKKLRAVFSLHPEPFTVVASKGSGIKTFEDLEGKRVSVGNPGSGQRATAEVLMDEMGWTMDKFSLAAELKAAEQSQALCDGNIDAFFYTVGHPSGSIKEATTSCDSVLVNVDNAATQKLISDNPYYRKATIPGGMYRGSDEDTTTFGVAATFVSSTDVPEEVVYEVVKAVFENFDSFKRLHPAFANLKKEEMVSDALSAPLHPGAAKYYKEAGLID is encoded by the coding sequence ATGACGTTCAAACAAAAGGTATCCGCTCTCGCCGTTGCCGCAGCGGTGAGCTTTGGTGCTGCATCTACCTCGGTTTCCGCTCAGGAACAGCGTTTTGTAACTATCGGTACTGGTGGTGTGACTGGCGTTTACTACCCGGCGGGTGGGGCGATTTGCCGCCTGGTCAATATGGACCGGAAAGAACATGGTATCCGTTGCTCCGTTGAGAGTACTGGAGGTTCTGTTTATAACCTGAACGCCATTCGTCAGGGTGAGCTTGATCTCGCTGTTGCCCAGTCCGATTGGCAATACCATGCCTACAATGGCACCAGCCAGTTCAAGGACGACGGCGCCAACAAGAAGCTGCGTGCGGTATTCTCTCTGCATCCTGAGCCGTTCACCGTGGTCGCGAGCAAAGGCTCCGGCATCAAGACGTTTGAAGACCTCGAAGGTAAGCGTGTTTCGGTTGGTAACCCCGGTTCGGGTCAGCGCGCCACGGCAGAGGTGCTGATGGACGAAATGGGCTGGACCATGGACAAGTTCTCACTGGCTGCCGAGCTAAAAGCAGCAGAACAGTCTCAGGCGCTGTGTGATGGCAACATTGATGCTTTCTTTTACACTGTTGGTCATCCGTCTGGCTCCATCAAGGAGGCAACCACCTCCTGTGACAGCGTACTGGTAAACGTTGATAATGCTGCAACCCAGAAGCTGATTTCCGACAACCCGTATTACCGGAAAGCGACCATTCCAGGTGGTATGTATCGCGGCAGCGATGAAGACACCACTACATTCGGTGTGGCTGCAACCTTCGTATCTTCCACCGATGTGCCGGAAGAGGTGGTCTATGAAGTTGTCAAAGCTGTGTTCGAAAACTTTGATAGCTTCAAGCGCCTGCACCCCGCATTTGCAAACCTGAAAAAAGAAGAAATGGTGTCTGACGCTCTCAGTGCTCCTCTGCACCCGGGTGCTGCGAAGTACTATAAAGAGGCTGGTCTGATCGACTGA